The following are encoded together in the Chloroherpetonaceae bacterium genome:
- a CDS encoding YHS domain-containing protein yields the protein MKVLISVLLPLWLIGCSADKNVTKPFNKVCPVMGKPVSPKAQTVSYSGKVYGFCCNGCDRKFSADPAKYAANLSDNGETFIGTDKSSAQ from the coding sequence ATGAAAGTGCTTATCTCTGTCTTGCTTCCGCTCTGGTTGATTGGCTGCTCAGCAGACAAGAATGTCACGAAGCCATTCAACAAAGTCTGCCCCGTGATGGGCAAACCAGTCAGCCCAAAGGCGCAGACGGTTTCATATAGCGGCAAAGTCTATGGCTTTTGCTGCAATGGCTGCGATCGAAAATTTTCTGCTGACCCTGCTAAATATGCGGCCAACCTCAGCGACAATGGCGAGACCTTTATTGGAACCGACAAATCTTCAGCTCAATAA
- a CDS encoding glycosyltransferase family 2 protein — protein sequence MILGKKIVVVLPAYNAARTLERTYQEIPHEVVDEVILVDDASQDDTVGVARRLGIRHIIQHERNKGYGGNQKTCYDRALSLGADVVIMLHPDYQYTPKLIVPMSYIIASGLYPVVFGSRILGKGALVGGMPRYKYVANRILTFTQNLLMNQKLSEYHTGYRAFSREVLLAVNYHANSDDFVFDNQMAAQILFAGFQIAEVTCPTKYFPEASSINFVRSIKYGLGVLWVSCQYALQRAGVARFKLFEPPSSD from the coding sequence ATGATTCTGGGAAAAAAAATTGTGGTGGTGCTGCCTGCTTACAATGCAGCGCGCACATTGGAGCGCACCTATCAAGAAATTCCACACGAGGTAGTCGATGAAGTGATTTTGGTTGATGACGCAAGCCAAGATGATACGGTGGGTGTGGCACGGCGTTTAGGAATTCGGCATATCATTCAGCACGAGCGCAACAAAGGCTACGGCGGCAATCAAAAGACTTGCTATGACCGTGCCCTATCACTGGGTGCAGATGTAGTGATTATGCTTCACCCTGACTACCAATACACGCCGAAGCTTATTGTGCCCATGTCTTACATCATTGCAAGTGGACTATACCCAGTGGTATTTGGGTCGCGCATTTTAGGAAAAGGGGCGCTGGTGGGAGGGATGCCGCGCTACAAGTATGTAGCGAACCGCATTCTGACCTTCACACAAAACCTACTAATGAATCAAAAGCTCTCCGAATACCATACAGGCTACCGCGCATTTTCCAGAGAAGTGCTGTTGGCTGTGAACTATCACGCCAATTCAGATGATTTTGTCTTTGATAACCAGATGGCAGCACAAATTTTGTTTGCAGGTTTTCAAATTGCAGAAGTAACCTGTCCAACTAAATACTTTCCTGAGGCGTCGTCTATTAATTTCGTGCGCAGTATCAAGTATGGTTTAGGAGTATTGTGGGTATCGTGCCAGTATGCGCTTCAACGTGCAGGGGTAGCACGGTTTAAGCTGTTTGAACCTCCCTCATCGGATTAA